The sequence CAATATCCGGGCCGACCACAGCGGATCGCGCAGATCGCAGCCGCGGTTTTCGAGTTCGGTCGCCAGCGCGCCGTCGAGCACGACCGGCTCATCGGCTGCAAGCCAAGCGCGAAGCGGGGACGCGGATGGAGACATGACGGTACACTCGCGGAAATCCGGATCGGTAAGCGCGTTACCGTACAAACAGTCCCGGCGGTCGATCCGCAATATATCCTTGCGCAGGCGGATATTTGGCTTTCGCGGCGGTCCGACCGATAACAAATATTATGAAGACAAGACTAATCAATAATTGCGCGATGCTAGGAAGAATCGATGGCAATTCGCCCAGCCCGTAAACCGCTCTCCTTCAGTCTTCTCTCCGCCAGCCTGGCCGCGGCCTGGCTGAACACTCCCGCACACACTGCGTCGCTGGGCGAACTCAGTCTCCAGTCCACCCTCGGCCAGCCGCTCGAGGCCAGCGTCCGCGTGCAGGCCGCGGCCGACGAAGGACTGGCGGCCGACTGCTTCTCCGCCATCGTGCGCGACGGCGGCGCCGACGGCCCGATGCAGACCGCCCGGCTGGGCTTCCGCCGGACCGCCGGCGGCGGCGTGCTCGACATCCACAGCGTCGATACGGTCGGCGAACCCATCGTGGCGCTCACCGTCCGCCTGCGCTGCGGCGATGCGGCGCTGGTACAGCGCGACTACACCCTGCTGCTCGACATGCCGTCGACGCGGCCGATCGCCGCACCGCTGGCCGCGCCCGCCGCCAATCGCGCCGCCGTGCCGGCCGCGCCCCCGCGCGCGCAACCGGGCGCCGTCGCGGCCACCGATCCGCTGGCCGCCCAGAACGGCGCATGGCTGACCCAGGGCGGCGAGACCTACGCCAGCATCTCGCGCCAGCTGCTGCCCGGCCAGCCGGATGCGCAGAAGGCGCTGGTGCTCGAGCTGCGCCGGCTGAACGCCCACCTGCCGCCGCGCGGCAAGAAGCCGCTGGCCGCCGGCATCAAGCTGAACCTGCCGGTCAAGCTGGCCGACGTGCCCGGCATGCCGGCCGATGCGCGCGCGGCGCCCGCCCGCCGCGCGACCCAGCCGAAGCCGGCCGCGCCCAAGCCTGTGCCGCCCAAGCCGGCCGCGCCGCCGCCGGCCCAGCCGACGCCGCAGCCGCAGGTCATCGCGCCGCCGCCGGCGACGCCCACCACCAAGCTCAGCATCAGTGCGCCGCCCGAGACCGGCGAGCCGCTGCAGTCGGCCGAGATCGACCGGCTCAACACCATGCTCGCCAACCAGTCGAAGGAGCTCGAAGCGGCCCGCGAGCAGGTCGCCCGGCTCGAACAGCGGCTGAACACCCTGCTGACGCAGGTCCAGGAACGCAACAAGGCCATCGTCGAGGAAGAGACCGAGGCGCGCGACCGCGCCGAACGGCGCAGCCAGTGGATCTGGCTGGGCGGGCTGGTGGGGCTCGGCGGCCTGGGGCTGGCCGGCCTGGCCGTGCTGATCGGCCGCTGGCGCGCGCTGCGGCGGCAGCAGGAGGAGAAGGCCAACTTCCTGGCCGACACCAACTCGCCGCTGTTCGCCCAGGAAGCGTCGAACGGCCACCAGCGCCG is a genomic window of Chitinimonas koreensis containing:
- a CDS encoding type IV pilus assembly protein FimV; amino-acid sequence: MAIRPARKPLSFSLLSASLAAAWLNTPAHTASLGELSLQSTLGQPLEASVRVQAAADEGLAADCFSAIVRDGGADGPMQTARLGFRRTAGGGVLDIHSVDTVGEPIVALTVRLRCGDAALVQRDYTLLLDMPSTRPIAAPLAAPAANRAAVPAAPPRAQPGAVAATDPLAAQNGAWLTQGGETYASISRQLLPGQPDAQKALVLELRRLNAHLPPRGKKPLAAGIKLNLPVKLADVPGMPADARAAPARRATQPKPAAPKPVPPKPAAPPPAQPTPQPQVIAPPPATPTTKLSISAPPETGEPLQSAEIDRLNTMLANQSKELEAAREQVARLEQRLNTLLTQVQERNKAIVEEETEARDRAERRSQWIWLGGLVGLGGLGLAGLAVLIGRWRALRRQQEEKANFLADTNSPLFAQEASNGHQRRHDETQPYHPPASYEPARLAPELAPQADQEQEASDLNVVYLSDVAAEATLLAAHGQYDYAVELLRGEIAARPTHVVNWIQLLELMHSRRDTDAFLEVAADFRNHFVSETLWEKVSIMGRDLAPASALFSGQGVSGSNADEITAMLDQLSEPQSYAPPAAPAPVPAPVQYAPPPRRWPSRWCSSCRPSRKRRRPRPPSCPSSNSTCPRKWRRRRWSRSRPST